The stretch of DNA GGTTTGGTAGAATCCGCAGACGACATCCTCAATGCCTTGGAAACATGTGGATTCCATAAAAATAAGGATCCAGATGAACCAGCCATAGAGTCCTCGGTCAATATCCAGATTTCAGAGACAGCGAAGACAATCCTTAATTTTTTGGATCTCGATCCTACTCCGATCGATCTCATCTGTGAGGGACTGAAACTCGAACCTGGGAAACTTCTGGGGGCCCTGCTCGAACTCGAGATGTTCGGCCTTGTCAGACAGAGTCCTGGTAAGATGTTCTCGGTAGCTAAGCCATGACTTGACTTTGAGAAATTAGGCCACAGATTTCAACATTAGGACATAAGTCGACGGAATTTGTCGTTCGATCGCAGAGACTGGGTAAATAAGGAATGAAATGAAATTGGTTGACAGTTTATCCAATTGCTCTTAAAGCTTTTCATCTCGACGAAACACAACCATGTTTCAAATCGATTGATAATTCAGGAGCCGGCATAAACCGTTCATCACCCATGAAATATACTTTTAGGGAATAGGATGAAAGATTCATCAGGAAAGACTCTAGTTGTGGTGGAATCTCCCGCCAAAGCCAAAACTATCAAGAAATACCTCGGGTCCGAATTCGAAGTTAAAGCCTCCGTAGGACATGTAAAAGATCTACCGCAAACAGCGGGAAAATCAAAAGACCAAACAAATGGACGATCGAAATGGACAGGTCCAGTTCTGGGAGTTGATGTAGATTCCGGCTTTAAACCTCACTACGAAATCATCCCCGGAAAAGAGAAGGTAATTGCTGAACTGAAAAGCATCGCTCGAAGATCGTCACGCGTGCTGCTGGCCACAGACCCTGATAGAGAAGGCGAGGCTATCGCCTGGCACTTGAGCGAAGAACTTGGCAAACCCGCTGGTTCGGTCTTTAGAGTACGGTTCAATGAACTGACCGAAAAAACAATAAAAGAAGCGGTAGCTAATCCCTCTAAGCTCGACCCTAGCCGGTACAACGCCCAGCAGACCAGACGAATTCTGGACCGCATCGTGGGCTACCAGATCAGCCCACTCTTATGGGACAAAGTCCAATATGGTTTGAGCGCCGGGCGAGTCCAGTCAGTAGCATTGAGACTCATTGTGGACAGACGACTTGAGATTGACACATTTGTTCCTGCTGAATATTGGACTCTGTCAGCCAATCTGGTCAAAAACACTTCTTCGCCGTTTGAGGCCAAATTGGTCGAAATCGCCGGTCAAAAAGCTGAGATTGATGATGTCGTCAGGGCTTCTGAGATCACAAATTACGCTGGTCGCCAGGTTTTCAAAGTAACTGAAGTAAAACGGAAGGAAAGAACCCGTAAACCGTCTCCTCCTTTCATTACTTCGACTATGCAGCAAGAGGCGTCTAGAAAACTCCGAATGTCCCCGAACCGGACAATGCGCATCGCTCAACAGCTATATGAAGGAATTGAACTCGGCAAAGAAGGCTCTATAGGGCTAATAACCTACATGAGAACAGATGATCCTCGAATCGCCCCAGAGGCCATGACCGCAGCGAAAGATTTTTTGTCGAAAAACTACGGCCCACAATATGCGCCGGAAAAACCAAACATATACAAAAGTAAAAAGGGCGCACAGGAGGCACATGAGGCTATTCGTCCGACATCCCTTGAATTCACGCCTGAGAAGGTGGCCTCCTTTCTGGATAAGCAGCAGAAAGACCTTTACAGCCTTATTTGGAACAGATTCCTGGCGAGTCAGGCCGCCGCCGCTATCTATTATATGACGACTGCTAACATTTCAGCGGGTGATTTGCTGTTCAGAGTGACCGGTTCAATTATGAAATTCGACGGATTCACTAGGATTTATTCGGCATCATCTGATGAAGAATCGACCAGCGGAATAGACAGCAGAGAAAACACCGGAGTGATTTTACCGGATCTACGCAGTGGTGACGCTCTGGAAGCGCAGTCCCTTGTTCCGCGGCAGAGGTTCACTCAACCGCCCCCGGCTTTTAACGAGGCTTCACTAATAAAAGAACTTGAAGAGCGTGGCATCGGGCGTCCCTCAACTTACGCCGAAATTGTTACAACTATACAAAAGCGCAAATATGTCGAATTGGTAGACAAGAAATTTGAGCCCACTGTGCTGGGGAAGATCATCGCTTCATTACTGATCGACAGTTTTCCTGACCTTGTCAGCCCTCAATTCACAGCGGAGATGGAATCATCCCTGGATCTAATTGAAGAGGGCGTAGAGACGATGACTCACATTCTCGAACAGTTCTATGCGCCCTTTAATTCTGCTTTTCTTGACGCCAAAAAAACCATGAAAAGCGTCAAGAGAGATGGAATACCTACGAAAGGGAAATGTCCGGTATGTGGAAACCAGCTTTTCATAAGAGCTGGACGCTACGGTCTCTTTTTGGGTTGCGTATCTTACCCTGATTGTTCGTATACTAAGAAACTGGTCTCTGAATCGGCTGGAGCGTCAATTCCTACTCCGACTGATAAAGTGTGTTCCTGTGGGGCTCCGATGGTAATGAGACAGGGAAAATCAGGACCATTCCTAGCTTGCTCAAGATACCCGGAATGTAAAGGTTCAGGCCCCTTGTCAACAGGAACCACCTGCCCTAAATGCAGCGAAGGAACTCTTGTTCAAAAACGAACCAAGAGGGGCAGATCATTCTACGGATGCGACCAGTACCCGAAATGCGACTTCTCAATGTGGAATAAACCTGTTTCGATGAAGTGCCCAAATCCGGATTGCGATTCACCAATAATGGAAGAGAAGGTCTCCAAAAAAGACGGGCGGTATCTACATTGTCCAAAATGTAACGCAAGGCAGAGCCTCAACGACCAGCCTTAGTTTTTTGGTCATCTGACGCGTACACTCTTGCCCTCAACCGGAGGAGCAGGAGGGATTTCTCGCCGATTAATCGACTCAAAAGGACTTGGAACGGAGCCTGAGGCTGCAGCAGGAACGGCTTTGGGTTGTTCGACAGGATACAGCTTTTTTGAAACGTATGACTCAACCTTGTCGATAGGATAACTGATCAGCCTGCCTAGTAGCCAGAAAACATATAGCTGGTCTCTTGGGGCCGGATCATCGTATTGCGCCTGAAGGTTGGGGGCGGGCTCTGAATTCTGGGGGGTGTAGGACGCTTGATTGTAGGCCGGCTTTACTGCAATAAGCTTTGGAGTTTTGTCCTGGGCCAGTGAACAATCAACTATGGATAATATCAAAACCAGAGTAGAAAATATTAAAAAAGCCTTTTTCATCAGCATCTCCCAGTTACAGATTTAGCTCCCCTCTATCACATTTTTTTTTAAAATCCACTTTTTTTCTGCGAACTGACTTAGGCCAACGTCCAGCCCTTTGTCAATTCCAAAATCTTGATCAAATACTTCCTATGCTGGAAATCTCTGCGCGCTCATGTCCAGTCCTTTCTCTTGCCCTTGTTGTCATGGTCATTTTGCGGACTACGTTTCTCATCATTTTCGCGCGATTTGAACGGCCCCCGTAATACGGTATCCATGATAGAAACACCTAGGGATCCTGGTGGAACATGAACAGAATATTCATAGCCATCCCTGACAAACTTTATCACTGGCTTCCTACGCTCTTTCCTCGTCCGGGCAGTTAGACTTATCAGCTTTTCCGAGCTAAGTCCGACGACTCCGTCATATTCAACGATTACGTCTCCTTTTGTCAGGCCGAATCGCTTAGCGTCCGACTTGGGACTAAATTCTATTATCAAGACGCCGTGCGTCAACGGTTCATCGTCTTGAGCGACCGATGTTTTATCAGCACTACCGGAACGTTTAACACTAAGTTCTTCTTCCTTTGCGATAGCCTTTGCGACATCACGTTGAACAGGGCTGGGAACCCACTCCTGGGTCAAGAAATTCTCACTGAAATGAAACGGTCGTTGAGGAGAATCGGTGTCGATCACTACGCGAAAGCCCCCATTATAGAGCGCCAGGTCAGGCCTAGCCCATCCCCGGAAAGCGCATCTCAGACTCACTGCCCCTGAGGTCCAGTCACCACCCCGCATTATGCGGTTTTCACCATGACCCGGGCCTTCCGGGTCAATTTCAGGACTAAACCGATAGTAGTCCTCCCCATAGAAATCTCTCACCCACTGCAGGACATTTCCGGACATATCATAAAGACCGAAACCATTTGGCTCGTAGCTTCCGACTGGAGCCACATTCTTGTACCCATCGTCAATATCTCGGTCTCTCCATTCGAAATCCGTATTCTTGTCGGCATAGTTAGCCCTTCTGCCATCAGGCAGTTGATCTCCCCAAGAAAACTGAGTCATGGGAAGACCTCCGCGCGCCGCGTATTCCCATTGGGCTTCTGTCGGTAATTTGTAAGGCGATCGTTCTTTGGCTGATAACCACTCGCAAAATGCCACAGCGTCATTGTATGAAATCATGGTTACCGGCTGATCGGGTTCCACCGTCCAACCTGGATTTCGCCAGGAACTTCCATCCTTTTTGCTAAAACGATTGTTCTTGACGTCAAAAACCTCGCCGCCTTTGTCCTCTTCCGCGTCGGTAATGTAACCCGTGTCATTCACAAAGGCCTGAAACTGCCCTACTGTCACAGAAGTAGCTGACATAAAAAAAGGTCTGGAGATCCTGATCTTGTGAAAAGGGTATTCATTCTCGAGCGAGATCGGCTGGCCTCTAACCAAAACGTTCATGGCCCAGGCTATGTCAGCTTCCGAACTACCCATGACGAAAGATCCTTCAGGAATTCTCACCATCTTCATGCCTAGGAAATTTCTGAAAGACTCAAATGACTTATCCTTCGTCTGGTCGATGAATGATTTTAAGGTGTTTTTCACAAAACCCGACACATCCTCTACCGCGCCATTTTTCACAGGCTGAACGTCCGGAATCTTGTCTACCAGGCTTGACGCCTTCAGGCGCTTTCCATCCCTCACTAAATCCTTAACACGATTAAAGAGTGCGTTAGCCTGTTCATCAGACATCCCCGTATTTGCCTTTGCTTCTGAGCCCACGGCCCGGAGGGCTTTATCCGTCGAGTCCGGGATTGTTACTACTCGAAAACCACTAACATCAACGCAAAGTCTTGGGTCAACCCCAAAACGAAAGGCATTTCTGGCTTCACAGGCGTCAAAAGCCCAGCTTCCACCTCTAGCGACCCTAGTCTTTCCGGTCTTAGGTCCCTGAGGATCTGCTGTGCCTCCTGCCCCTGTTTTCTTATATTCTTTGGGATCAAAATAGTCGCTGCATAATTCCCACGCATTTCCGGCCATGTCATAAAGCCCAAATCCATTGGGGGCATAGCTTCCGACAGGAGCGAGAAAACCGTACGAATCATTCACTGTTCGATCGGCCCAGGCGACTTCGCAGTTCCTATCAGCGAAATTAAGTTTCTGTCCATCGGGATAATCATTTCCCCAAGAGAACTTCTCTCCATTCTTGCCTCCTCTGGCCGCGAATTCCCACTGGGCCTCAGTAGGCAATCCAAACTTTTTGCCTTCTTTTCCGCTAAGCCATTTACAGAAAGCTTCCGCGTCAACATGACAAATCATGACCACCGGATAATCGTCGTAAATCCGGAATCCGGGGTTTTTCCAGGAAAGACCGCTCTTTTTGGCCCAACGCTTTTCTTCGCTGTTATATCCCCATCCCCAACCCTGTGTCTCCGCAACTGTGTGATACCCCGTTTCAGCTACAAACTGCTTGAATTGCCCTACCGTCACTTCATATTTTCCTATAAGAAACGGTCTGGAGATCTCGACCGTATGTTCCGGGGTTTCAGGCTCGACCAGATTCTCAGGAACATTCCATTCAGCTCTGACGCGCCTTACTTCGGACGGCGAATTCCCCATGGTGAATCCCCCGGAAGACACAGGAACAAGTCTCATCCCTATAGAATTAACAATTTCGGACCCGATCGCTCCCGGAGAAGCGGTTCTGAGTTCAGCGAGGTTTTTTGTTTTCTGAAGTTTGTCCGTTATGGCTTGAACGGTTTCTTTGTCGGTTAGGTCCGCGATCCTCAAAGCCCTGCTTAAGGGCATGGAAGATAATTCCCATTCCCCTCGTTGAATGCGGCGCCGGACAAGACCCAACTCGGAGCCTAAGAGTTGGGAATTGTCTATCCGCTGGGATAAAATCCTCTGGGGATCTCGTTTCTGCTCCGTTCCGTTGTTATTGGATCCGAGAGAATTCTGTGACGCAGGCCTATGAAGGCCCTCAAAGTATCCTGAAACAGCCTCATAAAGCTTCCCAGGGCTTACTTCCAATTTCTTGGACCCTTGGTTCCAGGAAATTTCATTCGTGGAATCCGAGGCGGCCAAATACGCTCCAGGATCGCCAACGACGGAAACAATTATCAGCAGTTGAAGAAACAGTAAAAATGACACGCGGATTCCCCCCGACAGTAATGTCGAAAAAGACTTGCTCACGGATTTTTGAAACCTGGCAAAATCTGTCATTCAGCGATTAAGATATGGGACTGACAAGCTACAGACCTTCATGGGGCGTTCTCTACTTTATCACCACCGGAATCTGCTTTTTCAGTTCTTCCGTTATCTTCTTGTGCAGTTCGGCGTTTCTCTCATTTTCCAGCCTACTCTTGATCATACTTCGAACCTGCACAAAACTAGGTGGCTCCGGTTGTCGACGATCATCAACTTTGAGTATATGCCAACCAAATTGTGACTTGACTGGTCCCCCGATTTCTCCTTTGGGAATCTTGAAAAGGACGTGTTCAAAGGATTTCTCAAATGACCCCTTCGGCAGCCAGTCCTTGCCATCCATTAATTCGAGTTTTCCACCCTTCTGGGCTGCAGGATCTATCGATTTTTTCTTGGCTAGCTCGGCAAAATCGGCCCCCTTTTTTAGTTCTTCCATAATCTTGTTGGCTTCAGCCTCGGTCTTGACAAGAATATGGCGGGCCTGAATTTCCTCGGGGGGGGTAAATTCGCTAATGTGACTCTTGTAATAGGCCTTGAGTTCATCCTCTGAGATAGGCGGCTGCTTCGCCTGCATACGCCTGAAGTATTCCCTGGCCAGGTACTGAGTCTGTTCATAAAGGAGTCTGGTTCTAATTGCAGGCTCCTTGTCTATACCACTGTCCTTTGCAGCCTGGGAAAAGAGTTCAAAATTTACGACCTCATCCAGTATTTTCTTCCGACCGTCCGGCGTTAAAAACGGGGCTCTGTTTTCTTCCGGTATGGTGGCGATTATGTTATCCAACATTTCACGGGTTATCTTCTGATTCCCAACCGTAGCCAGGACATCCCCTCCTCTTTCATCCATTACCGGTTGCGCCTCGACTACTCCTTGTGCAAAACACATTATGAGAGCCAGTATCGAAAAAAACTTTAGCATGTTCTAACCTCACGAACATAAGAGACAAAATATAAGCGGAGTAACCACTCAGCCTTATAGACCGTGATCAAACCGCTCAACCTCTTTAATCATACTAGA from Desulfomonilaceae bacterium encodes:
- the topA gene encoding type I DNA topoisomerase produces the protein MKDSSGKTLVVVESPAKAKTIKKYLGSEFEVKASVGHVKDLPQTAGKSKDQTNGRSKWTGPVLGVDVDSGFKPHYEIIPGKEKVIAELKSIARRSSRVLLATDPDREGEAIAWHLSEELGKPAGSVFRVRFNELTEKTIKEAVANPSKLDPSRYNAQQTRRILDRIVGYQISPLLWDKVQYGLSAGRVQSVALRLIVDRRLEIDTFVPAEYWTLSANLVKNTSSPFEAKLVEIAGQKAEIDDVVRASEITNYAGRQVFKVTEVKRKERTRKPSPPFITSTMQQEASRKLRMSPNRTMRIAQQLYEGIELGKEGSIGLITYMRTDDPRIAPEAMTAAKDFLSKNYGPQYAPEKPNIYKSKKGAQEAHEAIRPTSLEFTPEKVASFLDKQQKDLYSLIWNRFLASQAAAAIYYMTTANISAGDLLFRVTGSIMKFDGFTRIYSASSDEESTSGIDSRENTGVILPDLRSGDALEAQSLVPRQRFTQPPPAFNEASLIKELEERGIGRPSTYAEIVTTIQKRKYVELVDKKFEPTVLGKIIASLLIDSFPDLVSPQFTAEMESSLDLIEEGVETMTHILEQFYAPFNSAFLDAKKTMKSVKRDGIPTKGKCPVCGNQLFIRAGRYGLFLGCVSYPDCSYTKKLVSESAGASIPTPTDKVCSCGAPMVMRQGKSGPFLACSRYPECKGSGPLSTGTTCPKCSEGTLVQKRTKRGRSFYGCDQYPKCDFSMWNKPVSMKCPNPDCDSPIMEEKVSKKDGRYLHCPKCNARQSLNDQP
- a CDS encoding SUMF1/EgtB/PvdO family nonheme iron enzyme — encoded protein: MSFLLFLQLLIIVSVVGDPGAYLAASDSTNEISWNQGSKKLEVSPGKLYEAVSGYFEGLHRPASQNSLGSNNNGTEQKRDPQRILSQRIDNSQLLGSELGLVRRRIQRGEWELSSMPLSRALRIADLTDKETVQAITDKLQKTKNLAELRTASPGAIGSEIVNSIGMRLVPVSSGGFTMGNSPSEVRRVRAEWNVPENLVEPETPEHTVEISRPFLIGKYEVTVGQFKQFVAETGYHTVAETQGWGWGYNSEEKRWAKKSGLSWKNPGFRIYDDYPVVMICHVDAEAFCKWLSGKEGKKFGLPTEAQWEFAARGGKNGEKFSWGNDYPDGQKLNFADRNCEVAWADRTVNDSYGFLAPVGSYAPNGFGLYDMAGNAWELCSDYFDPKEYKKTGAGGTADPQGPKTGKTRVARGGSWAFDACEARNAFRFGVDPRLCVDVSGFRVVTIPDSTDKALRAVGSEAKANTGMSDEQANALFNRVKDLVRDGKRLKASSLVDKIPDVQPVKNGAVEDVSGFVKNTLKSFIDQTKDKSFESFRNFLGMKMVRIPEGSFVMGSSEADIAWAMNVLVRGQPISLENEYPFHKIRISRPFFMSATSVTVGQFQAFVNDTGYITDAEEDKGGEVFDVKNNRFSKKDGSSWRNPGWTVEPDQPVTMISYNDAVAFCEWLSAKERSPYKLPTEAQWEYAARGGLPMTQFSWGDQLPDGRRANYADKNTDFEWRDRDIDDGYKNVAPVGSYEPNGFGLYDMSGNVLQWVRDFYGEDYYRFSPEIDPEGPGHGENRIMRGGDWTSGAVSLRCAFRGWARPDLALYNGGFRVVIDTDSPQRPFHFSENFLTQEWVPSPVQRDVAKAIAKEEELSVKRSGSADKTSVAQDDEPLTHGVLIIEFSPKSDAKRFGLTKGDVIVEYDGVVGLSSEKLISLTARTRKERRKPVIKFVRDGYEYSVHVPPGSLGVSIMDTVLRGPFKSRENDEKRSPQNDHDNKGKRKDWT
- a CDS encoding peptidyl-prolyl cis-trans isomerase produces the protein MLKFFSILALIMCFAQGVVEAQPVMDERGGDVLATVGNQKITREMLDNIIATIPEENRAPFLTPDGRKKILDEVVNFELFSQAAKDSGIDKEPAIRTRLLYEQTQYLAREYFRRMQAKQPPISEDELKAYYKSHISEFTPPEEIQARHILVKTEAEANKIMEELKKGADFAELAKKKSIDPAAQKGGKLELMDGKDWLPKGSFEKSFEHVLFKIPKGEIGGPVKSQFGWHILKVDDRRQPEPPSFVQVRSMIKSRLENERNAELHKKITEELKKQIPVVIK